Sequence from the Corallococcus sp. EGB genome:
GGTGACGAGGTCCTTCACCTCGCGGGGCTGGAAGAGGTGCAGGTCGAGGTTCCCGTCGACCGGAATTTCTACCGCGCCCAGCTCATCGGGTGTTGGTGGGGGCTCCGGTCCCTCCGGCGGCAGGGGCGGGAGTGGCTTTCGGCGAGACACCGTAACGGGCCTCCTCCTGGCGCTGCTTCTCCTCGGCCGCCAGGCGCTGACGCTCGCGTGCGAGCCGGAACTGACCCTTGAGGCTGGTGATCTCTCCCTTGAGCGAGGAGAGCTCTTCCTTCACGCCGCCGGGGTGCTGGGAGCCCGTCAGGTCCAGCTGATTTCCCGCACGCCTGCCCTCCGAGCCGGCACCGCCAGCGGAGGTCATCTGCATCAACAGCGCGGCCACGGTCATCGCCATCATGGCCTTTCACGTAAGCAAGGGCCGTGCTCACGCGCAAGTCATGTTGCGTGCGCAGCGCTTCGTTGGCCGCTCTCCTCTTTGTATGACACGACGCGTTCAGCGAGCCGGACGGCGGACAGGGGGGCGCTTCCTTCCGCCTTGTTGTTGATGGTGACGAAGACGGGACGCTCCCGTCGCACGGCCGCCATGCACACGCGGGCCAGCACGTCGCGGGTGCCCGCGTCCTCGTCCACCAGCCGGTTGAAGGGCGCGTAGCGGGCGTAGGCCTCCTCGTAGCCCAGGTTCGGAGGGAGCATCCAGCGCACCACCACCGCGCGGGCCTCGAAGGCGCGCGTGAGCTTCGCCTGCCGCGCGACGGGCGGCATGTGGGCCCACACCGCGAGCACCGGGCTCACGCCCGTGTCCGCGAGCGCCTGGGCGAACGCCTCCGTGAGCAGCTCCTCGTTGCGCACCTCCACCGCGTACAGCGGGCCCCGGGGCAGCGCGGAGAAGAACGCGTGCAGCCGCTCCACGAAGCGGCCGGCGCCTCCCAACGCCGCCGGGTCCTGCGGCGGGAACTGGAAGACCAGCGGGCCGGCCTTGTCGCCCAACCCTTCCAGGAACGGCGCCACCACGTGATCCGCGGCGTAGGCCGCCTGGAGGAAGCGGTCGTTCACCTGCCCCCGGTGCGCGCCGTAGCGCTCGTGCACGGGGAAGCGCGCGAGCGTACAGGCCTCGTGCGCCTTCACCAGGAAGCGGAAGCCCTCCGGCACTTGCTGGGCATACTCAGCGAAGGTGGTGGCCTGCACCGGTGCGTAGAAGGTCCGGTCGATGCCCACCGTGCGCAGCACCGGGTGGTGCGCGTAGGCGGCCAGACCCTCGCGCGCCAGTTGGGTGGTGCTGGCCTCGTGGTCGTAGACGAGCCCGCTCCAGCCCGGGAAGGTCCACGACGACGTGCCCAGGTACACGCCTTGAGGCAGCTGGCCGCCGAGCATGCGCAGGCTGTCGGATGGCGCGGCCGGCCCTACCGGCTGGCTCCGGCGCCGCGACGATGCCGGTGGCTCCTCCAGCGCTCCGGTGAAGAGGTCGAACTGCGCGGGTCGTCGCGTGGCGCTCATGCGTTCAGCTCCTCTCCCAGGAGGCGGCGGTGGAACC
This genomic interval carries:
- a CDS encoding DUF72 domain-containing protein produces the protein MSATRRPAQFDLFTGALEEPPASSRRRSQPVGPAAPSDSLRMLGGQLPQGVYLGTSSWTFPGWSGLVYDHEASTTQLAREGLAAYAHHPVLRTVGIDRTFYAPVQATTFAEYAQQVPEGFRFLVKAHEACTLARFPVHERYGAHRGQVNDRFLQAAYAADHVVAPFLEGLGDKAGPLVFQFPPQDPAALGGAGRFVERLHAFFSALPRGPLYAVEVRNEELLTEAFAQALADTGVSPVLAVWAHMPPVARQAKLTRAFEARAVVVRWMLPPNLGYEEAYARYAPFNRLVDEDAGTRDVLARVCMAAVRRERPVFVTINNKAEGSAPLSAVRLAERVVSYKEESGQRSAAHAT